A single genomic interval of Malania oleifera isolate guangnan ecotype guangnan chromosome 11, ASM2987363v1, whole genome shotgun sequence harbors:
- the LOC131167439 gene encoding secreted RxLR effector protein 161-like, which translates to MKDVPYAFVVRSLMYAQTCTRLDISFAVGMLGRYQSNPGMIHWKATKKFLRYLQGTKDYKLMFRRFDHLEVVGYSDSDFAGCVDTRKSTFGYVYLLAGGAISWKSVKQSIIATSTMEAEFVACVEATVQANWLQNFISGLGIVDSIAKSLKIYCDNSATIFFSKNDKYSKGVKHMELKYFVVKEDVQKQKVSIEHISTDCMIADPLMKGLPPKTFIGHVEKMGIIES; encoded by the coding sequence ATGAAGGATGTTCCTTATGCATTTGTTGTTAGGAGCTTGATGTACGCTCAAACGTGCACAAGGCTTGACATTAGCTTTGCAGTTGGAATGCTCGGTAGATATCAAAGTAATCCAGGAATGATTCACTGGAAGGCTACAAAGAAATTTCTAAGATACTTGCAAGGAACGAAAGATTACAAGCTTATGTTTCGAAGGTTTGATCATCTTGAGGTGGTTGGATATTCAGATTCTGATTTTGCTGGATGCGTGGACACTAGAAAGTCCACTTTTGGCTATGTATACTTGCTAGCCGGAGGAGCAATTTCATGGAAGAGTGTGAAGCAGTCAATAATTGCTACAtccactatggaagctgaatttgtagCTTGCGTTGAGGCTACAGTTCAGGCTAATTGGTTGCAGAACTTTATTTCAGGACTTGGAATAGTCGACAGTATCGCCAAGTCGCtgaaaatttattgtgataattccgcaACTATCTTCTTCTCTAAGAATGATAAGTATTCCAAGGGTGTTAaacatatggaattgaaatacttTGTTGTTAAAGAAGACGTTCAGAAACAAAAAGTGTCAATTGAACATATTAGTACCGATTGTATGATAGCTGATCCTTTGATGAAAGGATTGCCGCCCAAAACATTTATTGGTCATGTTGAAAAGATGGGCATTATTGAATCTTAA